GTTCGCCGAGGCGCCGGATAACGCCATTCGCGTGGTGCTGGACGGCATACAGCGGCCGGCGAACGCCGAGCTGGGCTATATGCCGGGCTTTCGCCATAACCTGAATGACGCGCAGATCGCCATCCTGCTCAACTACCTGCGGCAGCATTACGCCGGTCAGGCGCCGTGGCCGGACCTGGCGGCGCAGGTCGGCCGCTTGCGCGCCGAAACCGCGCAGAAATAGCCGCCGGGGGCTGGACAGCCACGCCGCGTTGGCGACAATAGAGCTTTTCACATGGACAGAGGCAGTAAAATGAATACGTTAGACGCAATCCGCCAGCGCCGCGCCACCAAGCAGTTCGATGCGCAGCACGTGATGACGCTCGAAGAGAAAAAAGCGTTGCTGACTATCGCGCTGCAGGGCGCGCCCAGCGCGTTTAACCTGCAACACTGGCGCCCGCTGCTGATCGAAGATCGCGCGCAGCGCGAGAAAATTCGCGAGGCGGCGTGGGGGCAGGCGCAGGTGACCGACGCGTCGATGCTGGTCGTGCTGTGCGGCGATCTGTCGAGCTGGGAGTCACAGGTAAAAAACGTCTGGGCCGAGGCCGCGGAGCCGGTACAGCAGTTCATGATCCCGGCCGTCGATCAGTACTATCGCGGCAAGCCGCAGGTGCAGCGCGACGAAGTGATGCGCAGCAGCGGCATCTTCGCCCAGACGCTGATGCTGGCGGCCAAGGCGCAGGGCTACGACTCTTGCCCGATGGACGGTTTTGATTTCGACGCGGTGGGCGAGATTATCAATAAGCCGGCGCATTATCAGATCGCGCTGATGGTCGCTATCGGCAAGGCGGCGGGGCAACCTTACCCGCGCATCGGCAAGCTGCCGTTCGACGAGGTGGTGAAAACCGATCGCTTCTGAGCTGAACGGTGAATGACAAAAGGGAAGGCTTGCGCCTTCCCTTATTTTTTTATGACGCA
Above is a window of Serratia nematodiphila DZ0503SBS1 DNA encoding:
- a CDS encoding nitroreductase family protein; the protein is MNTLDAIRQRRATKQFDAQHVMTLEEKKALLTIALQGAPSAFNLQHWRPLLIEDRAQREKIREAAWGQAQVTDASMLVVLCGDLSSWESQVKNVWAEAAEPVQQFMIPAVDQYYRGKPQVQRDEVMRSSGIFAQTLMLAAKAQGYDSCPMDGFDFDAVGEIINKPAHYQIALMVAIGKAAGQPYPRIGKLPFDEVVKTDRF